A stretch of the Metopolophium dirhodum isolate CAU chromosome 8, ASM1992520v1, whole genome shotgun sequence genome encodes the following:
- the LOC132951145 gene encoding putative ATP synthase subunit f, mitochondrial, with product MGIGDYPVEYNPKVHGPYDPARYYGTPDKPFGQLKLGEVTEWVGRRNKSPKAIAGLFSRAYWRWSHKYIQPKRTTVAPLIHILAGSMIFFYAINYGKFVQHRNYKHH from the exons ATGGGAATCGGCGACTATCCTGTCGAATACAACCCAAAAGTCCATGGACCGTACGATCCTGCTCGTTATTACGGCACACCCGACAAACCTTTTGGGCAACTAAAACTGGGAGAg gtcaCTGAATGGGTGGGACGTCGTAACAAATCTCCAAAAGCAATTGCTGGATTATTTTCCCGCGCATATTGGAGATGGtcacataaatatattcaacCGAAACGTACAACAGTTGCTCCATTGATTCATATTCTTGCAGGTTCCATGATTTTTTTCTACGCTATTAACTATGGCAAATTTGTTCAACATCGCAACTACAAACACCactaa
- the LOC132950550 gene encoding uncharacterized protein LOC132950550, with protein MDLQNLENYPVYILNVIPELTEESNVQLPYQMTSGELMSYNFYVPSVHHQVPTVSTECVPPIDCHTSSTKSTKKLSYDKTIHHSAIENNQSTEPHINTYYSEKSVNDVSLLIKDEDIHNDDNKVLKYDPTTDTNVIVHLVRPSDLETNCIEIKVPKRGRPRKLITELIKSEIKQEESSKQFKPEDIIEYPLTSTKSGRLCKPPKHFLNGENTMETTKKNSFLIVDNNDVIGRKKVKYNVKSDFVCGGCGKTYLGHKRMQDHLERFPSHKMNTAEKQVDSELQDIFQNLHETPINIDIINSKKETHTQTEVPKNRHCAYIKSKKNLQFHLKQIMKHLKKTNLMKSLSGTISVWDLLSSTLESGGLQAFSKELNTLIINLRNLSKSFKIVSNCESNSIDNNQMFIDDSLGHLFGLPKGSYSLKDIQNDYEMEQESNAWAMDSTKSIEPKVSTPQNLNCHSSPIHLNIFDSQSSKVDFLLSSSMEESILCDENQAVLESVDGLVSERLRSMSDHLHANVPIIDYPIASTSSASNVSQPDSFMGHGVYEVFTNELNLVPTSTEEFIKSLEQFEPLNDTDNTLSTETRMLDFEDLQHTFHTS; from the exons ATGGATTTACAAAATTTGGAGAACTATcctgtgtacattttaaatgtgattCCGGAGCTGACCGAAGAAAGCAATGTACAACTACCATACCAAATGACTTCTGGAGAACTGATGTCTTATAACTTCTATGTTCCAAGTGTACACCATCAAGTTCCGACAGTGAGTACTGAGTGTGTTCCGCCAATAGATTGTCACACAAGTTCTACAAAGTCAACCAAAAAATTATCTTATGACAAAACTATACACCACTCGGCCATAGAGAACAATCAATCTACTGA GCCACACattaacacatattattcaGAAAAATCTGTTAATGATGTATCACTACTGATAAAAGATGAAGATATACATAATGATGACAATAAAGTATTGAAATATGACCCAACGACTGATACAAATGTAATTGTTCA tttaGTAAGACCATCTGATTTAGaaacaaattgtattgaaataaaagTTCCAAAACGAGGACGGCCAAGAAAACTGATAACCGAATTAATTAAGAGTGAAATAAAACAAGAGGAATCTTCAAAGCAGTTCAAACCAGAAGAC attatagagTACCCATTAACATCTACAAAGTCTGGCCGCTTGTGTAAACCTCcaaaacactttttaaatggTGAAAACACAATGGAAACCACCAAAAAGAACTCATTTTTAATAGTCGACAATAATG aCGTTATTGgtagaaaaaaagtaaaatacaatGTTAAATCAGATTTTGTTTGTGGAGGATGCGGTAAAACTTATTTAGGCCATAAACGAATGCAAGATCATTTGGAAAGGTTTCCTTCTCACAAGATGAATACAGCTGAAAAACAAGTGGATTCAGAGTTACAAGATATTTTCCAAAACCTCCACGAAACACCAATAAATA ttgatataattaatagtaaaaaagaaACTCATACTCAGACAGAAGTTCCAAAAAATCGACATTGTGCTTATATtaagtctaaaaaaaatttgcagTTTCATTTGAAAcaa ATAATGAAACATCTGAAAAAAACCAACCTTATGAAATCATTATCTGGAACGATATCTGTTTGGGATTTATTATCTAGTACCCTCGAGAGTGGAGGTCTGCAAGCATTTTCTAAAGAGCTAAATacactaattataaatttaagaaatttatcaaaatcttttaaaattgtatcaaattGTGAATCTAATTCTATTGATAACAATCAAATG ttCATAGATGATTCATTAGGACATTTATTTGGCTTACCTAAAGGCTCTTACAGTTTAAAAGACATTCAAAATGATTATGAAATGGAGCAAGAATCTAATGCTTGGGCTATGGACTCCACAAAATCTATCGAACCCAAAGTTTCTACAccacaaaatttaaattgtcacTCTAGTCCTatccatttaaatatttttgatagtcAATCGTCCAAGGTAGATTTCTTACTTAGCTCTAGTATGGAAGAATCAATATTATGCGATGAAAATCAAGCCGTTTTGGAAAGTGTAGATGGTCTAGTATCTGAAAGGTTACGCTCAATGTCTGATCATTTGCATGCGAATGTTCCTATAATTg attatccAATTGCATCCACATCATCTGCTTCAAACGTATCTCAACCAGATTCCTTTATGGGTCATGGAGTCTATGAGGTCTTCACTAACGAATTGAATCTAGTTCCTACATCTACTGAAGAGTTCATTAAAAGCTTAGAACAGTTTGAACCCCTAAACGACACTGATAACACACTAAGTACAGAGACAAGAATGTTGGACTTTGAAGATCTTCAACACACATTTCACACTTCTTAA